From a region of the Sporosarcina ureilytica genome:
- a CDS encoding YigZ family protein, producing the protein MRSDYRTVNQYGESEYIIQKSRFITYVKHTETEDEAIDFINEIKKTHHTATHNCSAYLIGEHDEIQKANDDGEPSGTAGFPMLEVLKKQNLKDTTVVVTRYFGGIKLGGGGLIRAYGRATTEGIAATGTVERRLHHLMKVTIDYTWLGKVENEVRQSPYPLKEITYTEDVEVYLYVPIAEESAFTEWVTELTNGQSDIASVGQEFLEFNL; encoded by the coding sequence ATGCGTTCAGATTATCGTACTGTAAATCAATACGGAGAAAGCGAATATATCATACAAAAATCAAGATTTATTACTTATGTAAAGCATACAGAAACTGAGGATGAAGCAATTGATTTCATCAACGAAATTAAAAAAACGCATCATACTGCAACCCATAATTGTTCGGCTTATCTAATTGGAGAACATGATGAAATACAGAAGGCAAATGATGATGGCGAGCCTTCTGGTACTGCCGGTTTCCCAATGCTTGAAGTCTTAAAAAAACAAAATCTAAAAGATACAACCGTTGTTGTCACTCGTTATTTTGGCGGCATTAAGTTAGGTGGCGGTGGACTCATCCGTGCATATGGCCGAGCAACGACAGAAGGAATTGCGGCTACGGGGACAGTTGAACGTAGACTTCATCACCTAATGAAAGTAACAATTGACTACACTTGGCTTGGCAAAGTTGAAAATGAAGTTAGACAATCACCATACCCCCTTAAAGAAATCACCTATACGGAAGATGTAGAAGTATACTTGTATGTACCTATAGCCGAAGAATCCGCGTTTACTGAATGGGTGACAGAATTAACAAACGGACAAAGCGATATCGCATCCGTCGGTCAAGAGTTCCTTGAATTTAATCTGTAA
- a CDS encoding LCP family protein, protein MKRQEYKRISRKRSGKRLAIKISLLVALTAFLSVVGYGVFLQKKATNAANRAYEALDDRTKSELREEAVEPLKDNVSILFIGVDESDKRKDSGNPRSDALLVATLNNKEKTVKLLSIPRDSYVYVPSRGRQDKITHAHAFGGTKGTIDAVEGFLDIPIDYYVKMNFNAFIEVVDAVGGIDVEVPYDRIELDENDQRTIELKKGLQHLDGQHALALARTRKLDSDVERGKRQQMILQAIMKEAFSVKSITKYGDVIDAIGDNMKTDMTFNEMKSFIEYVKGGIPEVTMLNLAGTDDMSTGIYYWMLDEEQLDDVKYELKSHLGLSPFSTSLTDKSRGLETDSNEAADEADYKK, encoded by the coding sequence ATGAAAAGACAAGAATATAAACGGATTTCCAGAAAACGATCTGGTAAACGACTTGCGATTAAAATATCACTCCTGGTCGCCTTGACAGCATTTCTTTCTGTTGTTGGCTACGGAGTCTTTTTACAGAAAAAAGCCACTAACGCCGCAAATCGGGCTTATGAGGCGCTAGATGACAGAACTAAGTCAGAGTTACGCGAAGAAGCGGTTGAACCTCTTAAAGACAATGTTTCTATCCTTTTCATAGGTGTTGATGAAAGTGACAAGCGAAAAGATAGCGGAAACCCCAGATCAGATGCATTGCTCGTCGCCACTTTAAATAATAAAGAAAAGACTGTAAAACTACTCAGTATTCCACGTGATTCATACGTTTATGTCCCAAGTCGAGGACGCCAAGACAAAATCACCCACGCACATGCATTTGGCGGAACGAAAGGAACAATTGACGCAGTTGAAGGGTTCCTCGATATTCCGATTGACTATTATGTAAAAATGAATTTTAATGCCTTTATAGAAGTTGTTGATGCAGTTGGTGGCATTGACGTTGAAGTTCCATATGACCGCATCGAATTAGATGAAAATGACCAGCGTACAATCGAACTTAAAAAAGGCCTCCAACACTTAGACGGACAACATGCACTTGCACTAGCTCGAACACGCAAACTAGACAGTGATGTTGAACGAGGCAAACGTCAACAAATGATTTTACAAGCAATCATGAAGGAAGCTTTTTCTGTAAAATCGATTACGAAATATGGTGATGTGATTGATGCCATCGGAGACAATATGAAAACAGACATGACTTTCAATGAAATGAAATCTTTTATAGAATATGTAAAAGGCGGCATACCGGAAGTTACGATGCTCAATCTGGCTGGAACAGACGATATGTCGACAGGTATTTACTATTGGATGCTCGATGAAGAACAGTTAGACGATGTGAAATATGAACTAAAATCCCACCTTGGATTGTCACCATTCTCTACCAGCCTAACAGACAAAAGTCGAGGCTTAGAAACCGATTCAAATGAAGCGGCAGACGAAGCCGACTATAAAAAATAA
- a CDS encoding glycosyltransferase family 4 protein codes for MLILAIVAAFVASLILTPLVRRFAFRIGAVDQPNYRKVHTAIMPRIGGLAIFGAFLVGYLLLRPEDSHSTGILIGASLIILTGFLDDMLEITAKAKIVGQLAAAIVVVMWGGLQIEFINLPFGGQLEFGYLSIPITIIWIIGITNAINLIDGLDGLAAGVSTIALISLSIMAVIMGNPFVVATAAILAASSFGFLFFNFHPAKIFMGDTGSLFLGFMISVLALLGFKNVAIISLIIPVIILGVPISDTFFAIVRRIRMKQKISAPDKSHLHHCLLRTGFSHKQSVLIIYGIAALFGLAAILFSQATVWGSVILVILLLLAIELLVELIGLAGANYRPLINLVRMIGR; via the coding sequence ATGTTAATCCTAGCAATTGTTGCTGCGTTCGTAGCATCGCTTATACTAACTCCGCTTGTCCGAAGGTTTGCTTTCCGTATCGGAGCAGTTGATCAACCAAATTACAGAAAAGTTCATACAGCCATTATGCCACGTATCGGTGGACTTGCTATATTTGGCGCTTTCTTAGTAGGATATTTACTACTGCGCCCTGAAGATAGTCATTCTACAGGAATTCTAATCGGCGCTAGTCTCATTATTTTAACAGGATTTCTTGATGATATGCTTGAAATTACTGCCAAAGCAAAAATTGTTGGACAACTTGCGGCCGCAATCGTCGTTGTAATGTGGGGCGGTTTACAAATTGAATTTATTAACTTACCTTTTGGTGGACAATTAGAATTTGGCTATTTAAGTATTCCAATTACAATTATCTGGATTATTGGTATTACGAATGCAATTAACTTAATAGACGGTCTTGACGGTCTGGCAGCAGGTGTTTCGACAATTGCGCTTATTTCCCTGTCTATTATGGCCGTAATAATGGGGAATCCCTTTGTTGTTGCTACAGCTGCTATACTTGCAGCAAGTTCGTTTGGATTTTTATTTTTTAATTTTCATCCGGCAAAGATATTTATGGGTGATACCGGTTCGTTATTTCTAGGGTTTATGATTTCAGTGCTTGCCTTATTAGGTTTTAAAAATGTAGCGATTATTTCGTTAATTATCCCAGTGATTATTTTAGGTGTTCCGATTTCTGACACGTTTTTTGCAATCGTACGTCGAATTCGAATGAAACAAAAAATTTCAGCACCTGATAAATCACACTTACATCATTGTTTATTAAGAACCGGTTTTTCGCATAAGCAATCAGTGTTAATTATTTATGGGATTGCTGCATTGTTCGGTTTAGCTGCTATCTTGTTTTCGCAAGCAACCGTGTGGGGATCAGTCATTTTGGTGATTCTGTTATTATTAGCAATTGAACTTCTCGTTGAGTTAATTGGACTAGCGGGAGCGAATTATCGACCGCTTATCAATCTTGTACGAATGATTGGACGATAA